From a region of the Paenibacillus lutimineralis genome:
- the cdaA gene encoding diadenylate cyclase CdaA produces the protein MDYFANMGWQDWIKDIVDILIVTYIIYHLILLVRGTRAIQLLKGLLVLVLIWAVSTWFDLYTLKWLMNQMFTFGVVAIFIIFQPELRRALEQLGRGKLFNRGIADEEEFARELSEIIKALNYLSRRKIGALIVFERNTGINEYTESGIPIQSVITSQLLINIFIPNTPLHDGAVIIQEHKITAAACYLPLSENPFISKELGTRHRAAIGISEVGDAVSIVVSEETGQISLAIDGQVVRDIKEESLISKLYEELGPDSSPNDKRKSFWRTKEAGKKNG, from the coding sequence ATGGATTATTTTGCGAATATGGGTTGGCAGGACTGGATCAAGGATATCGTTGATATTCTGATCGTTACTTATATCATTTATCATTTGATTTTGCTCGTACGTGGGACAAGGGCCATCCAATTGCTGAAGGGTCTACTTGTCTTGGTTCTGATCTGGGCGGTTAGTACTTGGTTCGATTTATACACACTGAAATGGTTAATGAACCAGATGTTCACGTTCGGTGTTGTTGCGATCTTCATCATCTTCCAACCAGAGCTGAGACGAGCCCTGGAGCAGCTTGGACGAGGGAAGTTGTTCAATCGGGGCATTGCAGATGAGGAAGAGTTCGCCCGTGAGCTTAGCGAGATTATTAAAGCGCTGAATTATTTATCACGTAGAAAAATAGGGGCATTAATTGTCTTTGAACGAAATACAGGAATTAACGAGTATACAGAGTCGGGTATTCCGATTCAATCGGTCATCACCTCACAATTGTTGATCAACATCTTCATTCCGAATACTCCACTCCATGATGGTGCGGTTATTATTCAAGAGCATAAGATTACGGCCGCGGCCTGTTATTTGCCGTTATCCGAGAACCCATTCATCAGCAAAGAGCTGGGGACGCGTCACCGTGCCGCGATCGGTATTAGTGAGGTAGGTGACGCAGTATCGATCGTCGTCTCGGAGGAGACGGGTCAAATCTCACTGGCTATCGATGGACAGGTAGTAAGGGATATTAAGGAAGAATCTTTGATCTCCAAATTGTATGAAGAGCTTGGCCCGGACTCTAGCCCGAATGACAAGCGTAAGTCCTTCTGGCGTACGAAGGAGGCTGGCAAGAAGAATGGATAA
- a CDS encoding zf-HC2 domain-containing protein, whose translation MDCKHASTLMHDYFDGDLTHEQAVELKGHLNACPACSTRFQQLEQTEMTLFATLRHDRISAPDALVSRIMNEIPRQHKQQLWLQVIKRHPALTAAAIFLVVMLFSALSLMKADNQLIVKVGDLDQVVINGNVVTVPEGATITGNLTVENGKAEILGNVEGNVTVVDGSYYQASTAHISGKVKSIDQALDWLWYRISNTFSDVAYR comes from the coding sequence ATGGATTGCAAACATGCCTCCACTTTAATGCATGATTATTTCGACGGAGATCTTACGCATGAGCAGGCCGTGGAGCTTAAGGGGCATCTGAATGCTTGTCCCGCATGCAGTACTCGGTTCCAGCAACTGGAACAGACGGAAATGACGTTGTTCGCGACATTGAGGCATGATCGTATCTCTGCTCCAGATGCGTTAGTAAGCCGAATCATGAATGAGATTCCAAGACAGCACAAGCAGCAGCTATGGCTTCAGGTCATTAAGAGACATCCGGCCTTAACGGCGGCAGCTATTTTCTTGGTAGTCATGCTGTTCAGTGCATTGTCTTTAATGAAGGCTGACAATCAACTAATTGTCAAGGTAGGGGATCTGGATCAGGTAGTCATTAACGGGAATGTCGTTACTGTACCTGAGGGCGCCACTATCACAGGGAATCTTACGGTAGAGAACGGTAAAGCTGAAATTCTGGGAAATGTCGAAGGGAATGTGACCGTAGTCGATGGCTCTTATTATCAAGCTTCGACCGCGCATATTTCAGGCAAGGTCAAGAGTATCGATCAGGCTCTGGACTGGTTATGGTACAGAATCAGCAACACTTTTTCAGATGTCGCCTATAGGTAA
- the sigW gene encoding RNA polymerase sigma factor SigW, translating into MDLEEIIVVDHFDTRLVKLARKGDQGAFAELVDLYKDKIFHLAYRMLSNRHEAEDIVQETFLRVYKNFNRYDEKQKFSTWIYRIATNLCIDRLRKRKPNYYLDAGMNDQEGVDGYALIPGDERTPESEYLLSETQAMIHQAIEGLPAKYKSVIVLRYLQELSLQEIGDVLDMPVTTVKTRVHRGREFLRKKLEHKAVF; encoded by the coding sequence ATGGATCTGGAGGAAATTATTGTGGTTGATCATTTTGATACGAGGTTGGTCAAGCTGGCGCGTAAAGGCGACCAGGGTGCATTTGCAGAACTCGTTGACTTATACAAAGATAAAATATTTCATTTGGCATATCGGATGTTGTCTAATCGGCATGAAGCTGAAGATATTGTACAGGAGACGTTCCTACGTGTGTACAAGAATTTCAACCGATACGACGAGAAACAGAAGTTCTCGACTTGGATTTACCGCATTGCGACGAATCTGTGTATAGACCGTCTGCGTAAGCGCAAGCCTAATTACTATCTTGATGCAGGTATGAATGATCAAGAGGGTGTGGATGGCTATGCGCTAATTCCTGGCGATGAGCGGACGCCGGAATCGGAATATCTCTTGTCAGAGACGCAAGCGATGATTCATCAGGCGATTGAAGGTCTACCTGCCAAGTATAAGTCTGTTATCGTTCTAAGATATTTGCAGGAATTGTCGCTTCAAGAAATTGGGGACGTTCTGGACATGCCGGTAACGACGGTCAAGACCAGGGTCCACCGGGGGCGTGAATTTTTGCGTAAGAAGCTGGAACATAAGGCGGTCTTTTAA
- the ppc gene encoding phosphoenolpyruvate carboxylase: MTEIAVTAGKSNSNNLLRRDIRFLGNILGEVLVHQGGNELLDIVEKIRETSKSLRAVFIPDLHEEFKQLISSLEPEIRHQVIRAFAIYFQLVNIAEQNHRIRRKRDYERSAGEAVQRGSIEASVKELKEHGFTYYEAQEIMEGMSLELVMTAHPTEAKRRAILDIHKRIADDVMQLDNPTLTFREREQLREKLLNEVITLWQTDELRDRKPTVLDEVRNGMYYFHETLFHVLPDVYQELERCLSKYYPEHHWHVPKYLRFGSWIGGDRDGNPSVTAEVTWQTLKMQRKMAVREYQLALAGMFKHLSFSTSIVDVTDELMASIQKDRLQVTLQKTPEWHNEKEPYRIKLSYMTEKLHNVLDESKDGTSERYENARELIADLKIIDRSLRHHYADYVAQTHLSQMIRQVELFGFHTATLDIRQHSQEHEKAMTEILAKMNITSNYAELKEEEKLVLLEQLLNDPRPLTSPYQEYSESTTECLDVYRTIFKAQKEFGTQCITSYLISMTEAGSDILEVMVFAKEVGLFYKDPDGTVVCTLQSVPLFETIDDLHAAPAIMNRLFEMPIYRQSVAAMNDLQEIMLGYSDSNKDGGVVTANWELRVAMKQITATGKKYGVKLKYFHGRGGALGRGGMPLNRSILVQPPETIGGGIKITEQGEVISSRYSLKGIAYRSLEQATSALIKAAINAKLYDENNQQEEEWDEIIAGISETSLTKYQDLVFRDPDFLKFFKESTPLGEVGELNIGSRPSKRKNSDRFEDLRAIPWVFAWTQSRYLFPAWYAAGTSLYNFYQDDEKKLQVLQDMYHNSTFFRSLIDTLQLAIIKADLVIAKEYSGMCSDQEVKDRVFGKIEQEFNLTKEMVLKITGLPEILDDAPALQESIRQRNPYVDPLSYLQVQLLTELRAAREQNRDDALLLREVLLTINGIAAGLRNTG, from the coding sequence ATGACTGAAATAGCGGTAACCGCCGGCAAGAGTAATTCGAACAATCTACTAAGGCGAGATATCCGATTCCTCGGAAATATTCTGGGAGAAGTCCTCGTGCATCAAGGCGGCAATGAGCTTCTGGATATTGTCGAGAAAATCAGAGAGACGAGTAAGTCCTTGCGGGCGGTTTTCATACCGGATCTGCATGAAGAGTTTAAACAATTGATAAGCTCTCTTGAACCCGAGATTCGTCACCAAGTAATCCGTGCATTTGCTATTTATTTTCAGTTGGTCAACATCGCTGAACAGAATCATCGGATTCGTCGCAAACGGGATTATGAGCGTTCAGCTGGTGAGGCGGTGCAGCGCGGTTCTATTGAGGCTTCCGTTAAAGAGTTGAAGGAACATGGATTCACCTATTATGAAGCGCAGGAGATCATGGAGGGAATGTCTCTGGAGCTCGTCATGACTGCACATCCTACTGAGGCTAAGCGTCGGGCTATCCTAGATATTCACAAGCGGATTGCTGATGATGTAATGCAGCTTGACAATCCTACGCTTACATTCCGTGAAAGGGAACAATTGAGAGAGAAGCTTCTGAATGAAGTCATTACGCTCTGGCAGACTGACGAATTGAGAGACCGCAAACCAACGGTACTCGATGAGGTCAGAAATGGAATGTATTATTTCCACGAGACGCTGTTCCATGTGCTTCCCGATGTATATCAGGAATTGGAACGCTGCTTGAGCAAATACTATCCGGAGCATCACTGGCATGTGCCCAAATATTTGCGTTTTGGTTCTTGGATCGGTGGAGACCGAGACGGGAATCCTTCAGTAACTGCTGAAGTGACTTGGCAGACTCTGAAAATGCAGCGCAAGATGGCCGTTAGGGAGTATCAGCTTGCCCTTGCCGGGATGTTCAAGCATCTAAGCTTTAGTACGTCGATTGTTGACGTGACGGATGAATTAATGGCTTCGATTCAGAAGGATCGGCTCCAGGTTACCCTCCAGAAGACGCCAGAATGGCACAATGAGAAGGAACCGTATCGTATTAAATTATCCTATATGACAGAGAAGCTCCATAATGTTCTTGATGAATCCAAGGATGGGACCTCGGAACGTTATGAGAACGCTCGAGAGCTTATCGCTGATCTAAAAATTATAGACCGCAGTCTGCGACATCATTATGCAGATTATGTGGCGCAGACGCATCTTAGCCAAATGATCCGTCAGGTAGAGCTATTTGGCTTCCATACGGCCACGCTGGACATTCGTCAGCATAGCCAGGAGCACGAGAAAGCTATGACCGAAATCTTGGCCAAGATGAATATTACAAGCAATTATGCGGAGCTGAAGGAAGAGGAGAAGCTGGTGCTGCTTGAGCAGCTGTTGAATGATCCTCGGCCCCTGACTTCACCGTATCAGGAATATAGTGAGAGCACGACAGAGTGTCTCGATGTGTACCGTACGATCTTCAAAGCGCAGAAGGAATTTGGAACCCAGTGTATCACCAGCTATCTGATAAGTATGACGGAAGCAGGCAGCGATATCCTGGAAGTGATGGTCTTCGCCAAAGAAGTGGGTCTGTTCTACAAAGATCCGGATGGCACAGTCGTATGTACACTCCAATCCGTTCCACTCTTCGAGACGATTGATGATTTGCATGCAGCCCCGGCTATCATGAACCGCTTATTCGAGATGCCGATCTATCGCCAGTCTGTGGCAGCAATGAATGATCTTCAAGAGATCATGCTTGGTTACTCGGATAGTAATAAGGATGGCGGCGTTGTTACAGCAAACTGGGAGCTGCGTGTAGCGATGAAGCAAATCACTGCAACGGGCAAAAAATATGGCGTGAAGCTCAAATATTTCCATGGACGCGGCGGAGCGCTTGGACGTGGCGGAATGCCGCTTAACCGTAGTATTCTGGTGCAGCCGCCTGAGACGATTGGTGGAGGCATCAAGATTACAGAGCAAGGCGAGGTAATCTCCTCCCGTTATTCTCTCAAGGGAATTGCTTACCGTAGTCTGGAACAAGCTACTTCGGCGTTAATTAAAGCAGCTATTAACGCGAAGCTGTATGATGAGAATAATCAGCAGGAAGAGGAATGGGATGAGATCATTGCTGGCATCTCGGAGACTTCCTTGACTAAATATCAGGATCTCGTATTCCGCGATCCGGACTTCTTGAAATTCTTCAAAGAATCTACGCCGCTTGGCGAAGTGGGCGAACTGAATATCGGTTCTAGACCGTCGAAGCGTAAGAATAGTGATCGCTTTGAGGATCTGCGCGCTATTCCATGGGTATTCGCCTGGACTCAGAGCCGCTATCTATTCCCGGCATGGTACGCTGCGGGAACAAGCCTGTATAACTTCTATCAAGACGATGAGAAGAAGCTGCAAGTTTTGCAGGATATGTATCACAACTCGACCTTCTTCCGTTCCTTGATCGATACACTGCAACTTGCAATTATCAAAGCGGACCTGGTTATTGCCAAAGAGTATAGCGGAATGTGCAGTGATCAGGAAGTAAAAGATCGCGTCTTTGGTAAGATCGAACAGGAATTCAATCTGACCAAGGAAATGGTCCTGAAAATTACTGGGCTGCCTGAAATCCTTGATGATGCGCCAGCGCTTCAGGAATCGATTCGCCAGCGGAATCCTTACGTAGATCCGCTTAGCTATTTGCAGGTACAATTATTGACTGAATTGCGTGCTGCTCGTGAACAAAATCGGGATGACGCACTATTGCTTCGTGAAGTACTGCTTACGATTAACGGAATCGCAGCTGGCCTTCGCAATACGGGCTGA